The proteins below are encoded in one region of Ornithinimicrobium avium:
- a CDS encoding multifunctional oxoglutarate decarboxylase/oxoglutarate dehydrogenase thiamine pyrophosphate-binding subunit/dihydrolipoyllysine-residue succinyltransferase subunit, whose translation MRERFDQDPGSVDPSWRSYFEGGASSSNGASASPGTASPSTASPSTTAPAAQRSEDAPRPAAPQRPAPGPRVAPAPPRSSQVPAQARPEQKQAQSTPAASQPAKAATSTTSQPSEADPAKQAPTKESPTPRDSPAPKKAGPQTDGTMTPLRGAVARVVTNMESSLEVPTATSARNLPAKLLIDNRIVINNHLARSRGGKVSFTHLIGYAMVKAIKAMPEMNNGFTTADGKPVLVEPAHINLGLAIDVPKPDGSRQLLVPNIKSAENMTFFEFWSAYEKVVRKARDGKLTVEDFQGTTISLTNPGGIGTLHSVPRLMKGQGAIVGVGALDYPAEWQGAALERITAAAVSKILTLTSTYDHRIIQGAQSGEFLRRIHHLLLGQDGFYDEIFTSLRIPYMPIRWAPDIAATHDDDISKASRIQQLIHAYRTRGHLMADIDPLEYVQRTHPDLEIENHGLTLWDLDREVPTGGFGGKPRMTLRSILGVLRDSYCRTTGVEYMHIQDPEERAWFQEKLEVKYDKPAPAEQLRILRRLNAAEAFETFLQTKFVGQKRFSLEGGEAVIALLDKVLSNAAEDDLSEVTIGMPHRGRLNVLANLAGKSYGQIFREFEGRSTPGSVQGSGDVKYHLGTEGEFRSEEGKSTRVYLAANPSHLEAVDPVLEGITRAKHDRLKLEHDGGDKDYSVLPVLMHGDAAFAGQGVVLETLQMSQLPGYRTGGTIHVVINNQVGFTTAPYHSRSSVYCTDVARTIQAPIFHVNGDDPEAVVRVAELAYEYRQKFHKDVAIDMVCYRRRGHNEGDDPSMTQPLMYDLIEAKRSVRKLYTESLIGRGDITVEEAEEALRDYQKQLEQVFTETKAALKGEGDGTRGLERPQAQDEGDMGTHQRPTAISEELLHTIGDSFASVPDGFTIHPKLAKLMTHRQQMSREGGIDWAMGELLALGSLVVEGTPVRLSGQDSRRGTFVQRHAVLTDHKTAATWTPLHHLSQDQARFEVFDSLLSEYAAMGFEYGYSVERTDALVLWEAQFGDFANGAQTIIDEFVSSSEQKWDQRSSVVLLLPHGYEGQGPDHSSARIERYLQLCAEDNMTVAYPSTPASYFHLLRRHATARPRKPLVVFTPKAMLRLKSAASSPEDFTSGTFEPVLPDSAQLDAESVDRVLLASSKLVWDLEDDRHQREDTSTAILRVEQLYPVPGAQLAALTKKYPNAELVWVQNEPENQGAWPFMALNLPRALAQHGEERPLRLVSRSASASPSTGSTKVHALEQDALQDGAFSRRG comes from the coding sequence ATGCGCGAGCGATTCGACCAGGACCCAGGGTCCGTAGACCCCTCCTGGCGTAGCTATTTCGAGGGAGGTGCCAGCAGCTCCAACGGAGCGTCAGCCTCACCCGGCACAGCCTCACCCAGCACAGCCTCACCCAGCACCACGGCCCCGGCCGCCCAGCGGTCCGAGGATGCACCACGGCCGGCCGCGCCCCAGCGGCCCGCCCCGGGCCCCCGGGTCGCCCCGGCTCCGCCCCGCAGCAGCCAGGTCCCTGCCCAGGCGCGGCCCGAGCAGAAGCAGGCGCAGTCGACGCCCGCCGCGTCCCAGCCGGCGAAGGCTGCGACGTCCACCACCTCCCAGCCCTCCGAGGCCGATCCCGCGAAGCAGGCCCCAACCAAGGAGAGCCCCACTCCGCGCGACTCGCCGGCCCCGAAGAAGGCCGGTCCGCAGACCGACGGCACCATGACCCCGCTGCGCGGCGCCGTGGCCCGCGTGGTCACCAACATGGAGAGCAGCCTGGAGGTGCCGACCGCCACCAGCGCGCGCAACCTGCCGGCCAAGCTCCTCATCGACAACCGCATCGTCATCAACAACCACCTGGCCCGCTCCCGCGGCGGCAAGGTGTCCTTCACCCACCTCATCGGCTACGCCATGGTCAAGGCCATCAAGGCGATGCCGGAGATGAACAACGGCTTCACCACCGCCGACGGCAAGCCCGTCCTCGTCGAGCCGGCGCACATCAACCTCGGCCTGGCGATCGACGTGCCCAAGCCGGACGGCAGCCGCCAGCTCCTGGTGCCCAACATCAAGAGCGCCGAGAACATGACGTTCTTCGAGTTCTGGTCCGCCTACGAGAAGGTCGTCCGCAAGGCGCGTGACGGCAAGCTCACCGTCGAGGACTTCCAGGGCACCACGATCTCGCTGACCAACCCCGGCGGCATCGGCACGCTGCACTCGGTCCCCCGGCTGATGAAGGGCCAGGGCGCGATCGTCGGCGTCGGTGCCCTCGACTACCCGGCCGAGTGGCAGGGCGCCGCGCTGGAGCGGATCACCGCCGCGGCGGTGAGCAAGATCCTGACGCTGACCTCGACCTATGACCACCGCATCATCCAGGGCGCCCAGTCCGGGGAGTTCCTCCGCCGGATCCACCACCTGCTGCTGGGCCAGGACGGCTTCTACGACGAGATCTTCACCTCGCTGCGGATCCCCTACATGCCGATCCGGTGGGCCCCGGACATCGCGGCGACCCACGACGACGACATCTCCAAGGCGAGCCGCATCCAGCAGCTCATCCACGCCTACCGCACGCGCGGCCACCTGATGGCCGACATCGACCCGCTCGAGTACGTCCAGCGCACCCACCCCGACCTGGAGATCGAGAACCACGGCCTGACCCTGTGGGACCTCGACCGGGAGGTGCCCACGGGCGGCTTCGGGGGCAAGCCCCGGATGACCCTGCGCAGCATCCTGGGCGTGCTGCGCGACTCCTACTGCCGGACCACCGGTGTGGAGTACATGCACATCCAGGACCCCGAGGAGCGGGCCTGGTTCCAGGAGAAGCTCGAGGTCAAGTACGACAAGCCGGCCCCGGCCGAGCAGCTGCGCATCCTGCGCAGGCTCAACGCGGCGGAGGCTTTCGAGACCTTCCTGCAGACCAAGTTCGTCGGGCAGAAGCGCTTCTCCCTCGAGGGCGGGGAGGCGGTCATCGCCCTGCTCGACAAGGTGCTGTCCAACGCCGCCGAGGACGACCTGTCGGAGGTGACCATCGGGATGCCGCACCGCGGCCGTCTCAACGTGCTGGCGAACCTGGCCGGCAAGTCCTACGGGCAGATCTTCCGCGAGTTCGAGGGTCGCTCGACCCCCGGTTCGGTGCAGGGCTCGGGCGACGTGAAGTACCACCTGGGCACCGAGGGCGAGTTCCGCAGCGAGGAGGGCAAGAGCACGCGGGTCTACCTGGCGGCCAACCCCTCGCACCTGGAGGCCGTCGACCCGGTCCTGGAGGGCATCACCCGTGCCAAGCACGACCGCCTCAAGCTCGAGCACGACGGCGGCGACAAGGACTACAGCGTCCTGCCCGTGCTCATGCACGGCGACGCCGCCTTCGCCGGCCAGGGCGTGGTGCTGGAGACGCTGCAGATGTCGCAGCTGCCCGGTTACCGCACCGGCGGCACGATCCACGTCGTCATCAACAACCAGGTCGGCTTCACCACCGCCCCGTACCACTCCCGCTCCTCGGTCTACTGCACCGACGTGGCACGCACCATCCAGGCGCCGATCTTCCACGTCAACGGCGACGACCCCGAGGCGGTGGTGCGGGTCGCCGAGCTGGCCTACGAGTACCGCCAGAAGTTCCACAAGGACGTCGCTATCGACATGGTCTGCTACCGGCGCCGGGGGCACAACGAGGGCGACGACCCGTCGATGACCCAGCCACTGATGTACGACCTCATCGAGGCCAAGCGCTCGGTCCGCAAGCTCTACACCGAGTCCCTCATCGGCCGTGGCGACATCACGGTGGAGGAGGCCGAGGAGGCGCTGCGCGACTACCAGAAGCAGCTGGAGCAGGTCTTCACCGAGACCAAGGCCGCTCTCAAGGGCGAGGGTGACGGCACCCGCGGCCTGGAGCGCCCGCAAGCCCAGGACGAGGGTGACATGGGCACCCATCAGCGGCCCACCGCGATCAGCGAGGAGCTGCTGCACACCATCGGCGACTCCTTCGCCTCGGTGCCCGACGGGTTCACCATCCACCCCAAGCTGGCCAAGCTGATGACCCACCGGCAGCAGATGAGCCGCGAGGGCGGCATCGACTGGGCCATGGGCGAGCTGCTGGCCCTGGGGTCCCTGGTGGTCGAGGGCACGCCGGTCCGGCTCTCCGGGCAGGACTCGCGCCGGGGGACCTTCGTGCAGCGGCACGCGGTGCTCACCGACCACAAGACGGCCGCGACCTGGACCCCGCTGCACCACCTGAGCCAGGACCAGGCCCGTTTCGAGGTCTTCGACTCCCTGCTCTCGGAGTACGCCGCGATGGGCTTCGAGTACGGCTACTCGGTGGAGCGGACCGACGCACTCGTGCTGTGGGAGGCACAGTTCGGCGACTTCGCCAACGGCGCCCAGACGATCATCGACGAGTTCGTCTCCTCCTCCGAGCAGAAGTGGGACCAGCGCTCCAGCGTCGTCCTGCTCCTTCCGCACGGCTACGAGGGTCAGGGCCCGGACCACTCCTCGGCACGGATCGAGCGCTACCTGCAGCTGTGCGCCGAGGACAACATGACGGTGGCCTACCCCTCGACGCCGGCCAGCTACTTCCACCTGCTGCGCAGGCATGCCACGGCGCGCCCGCGCAAGCCGTTGGTCGTGTTCACGCCCAAGGCCATGCTGCGGCTGAAGTCCGCAGCCAGCAGCCCGGAGGACTTCACCAGCGGCACCTTCGAGCCGGTCCTCCCGGACAGCGCACAGCTGGACGCGGAGTCGGTGGACCGGGTGCTCCTCGCCTCCAGCAAGCTGGTGTGGGACCTGGAGGACGACCGTCACCAGCGCGAGGACACCAGCACCGCGATCCTGCGCGTGGAGCAGCTCTACCCGGTCCCCGGGGCCCAGCTGGCGGCACTGACCAAGAAGTACCCGAACGCCGAGCTGGTCTGGGTCCAGAACGAGCCGGAGAACCAGGGCGCCTGGCCGTTCATGGCGCTCAACCTGCCCAGGGCGCTGGCCCAGCACGGGGAGGAGCGCCCGCTGCGGCTCGTCTCGCGGTCAGCCTCAGCCTCGCCGTCGACCGGGTCGACCAAGGTGCACGCCCTCGAGCAGGACGCCCTGCAGGACGGCGCCTTCAGCCGGCGCGGCTGA
- a CDS encoding alcohol dehydrogenase catalytic domain-containing protein, translating to MRAVVWDGPGQPMRVEEVPVPRPGPGEVLIRVAATGVCHTDLHVIKGEVAFPAPGVLGHETSGTVEQLGADVTDLSVGDRVVAAFIMPCGTCRQCEAGRDDMCVPFFEQNRLRGNLLDGTSRLTRADGSRLSMYSMAALAEYAVVPATALARLPEGLPLEESAVLGCAAFTAYGAVARTETDLRGRSVAVVAVGGVGSSVLQLAAHLGAEPLVAVDVDDAKLARAHELGATVTVNSRSDDARAAVDEATGGAGAEVVIEVLGRPETVELGFSLLRDGGRMVVVGIAPGSATAAIPITALVRRGMSVAGSYGARTRRDLPEVVRLAAEGAYDVRRAVSRRFSLEEAPLAYELLDAGSIQGRAIVTMG from the coding sequence ATGAGAGCAGTGGTGTGGGACGGGCCGGGTCAGCCGATGCGTGTCGAGGAGGTGCCCGTCCCGCGCCCGGGTCCGGGTGAGGTGCTGATCAGGGTGGCCGCGACAGGCGTGTGCCACACCGACCTGCACGTCATCAAGGGAGAGGTGGCCTTCCCGGCCCCCGGGGTCCTGGGTCACGAGACCTCTGGCACGGTCGAGCAGCTCGGTGCCGACGTCACCGACCTGTCGGTGGGCGACCGGGTCGTCGCCGCGTTCATCATGCCGTGCGGCACCTGCCGCCAGTGCGAGGCCGGTCGCGACGACATGTGCGTGCCGTTCTTCGAGCAGAACCGGCTGCGCGGCAACCTGCTCGACGGCACCTCACGGCTCACCCGGGCGGACGGCTCCCGCCTGTCGATGTACTCCATGGCGGCGCTGGCCGAGTATGCCGTGGTGCCCGCCACCGCACTCGCGCGCCTCCCGGAGGGACTGCCGCTGGAGGAGTCGGCGGTGCTGGGCTGCGCGGCGTTCACGGCGTACGGTGCCGTCGCCCGCACGGAGACCGACCTGCGCGGCCGGTCCGTGGCCGTGGTGGCGGTCGGCGGTGTCGGCTCCAGCGTGCTCCAGCTCGCCGCGCACCTCGGCGCTGAGCCGCTCGTCGCCGTCGACGTCGACGACGCCAAGCTCGCCCGGGCGCACGAGCTGGGGGCGACCGTGACCGTCAACTCGCGCAGCGACGACGCGCGGGCGGCGGTGGACGAGGCCACCGGTGGGGCCGGGGCCGAGGTGGTCATCGAGGTGCTGGGTCGGCCCGAGACGGTCGAGCTGGGCTTCTCGCTGCTGCGCGACGGCGGACGCATGGTGGTCGTCGGCATCGCCCCCGGGAGCGCCACCGCAGCGATCCCGATCACCGCCCTCGTGCGGCGGGGTATGTCCGTCGCCGGTTCCTACGGTGCCCGCACCCGGCGTGACCTTCCCGAGGTGGTCCGCCTCGCCGCCGAGGGGGCCTACGACGTCCGCCGGGCGGTGAGCCGCCGGTTCAGTCTGGAGGAGGCGCCGCTGGCCTACGAGCTGCTCGACGCCGGATCGATCCAGGGTCGCGCGATCGTCACGATGGGCTGA
- a CDS encoding maleylpyruvate isomerase mycothiol-dependent enzyme family protein: MDASTTRSEEQLLAWTSEHRLLFADSADALGEAHAGDPTLCEGWDVRTLTGHLLQPIRVPSWRFLLTAARVRSMARACDVIAARLSDRPLAAVAGELRRRAGERSRPWYIGAAGPFADSCIHLRDLTQPRGMDVTVPVERREAVVDVVTSPRGQESFLPARGFLDGVSWAATDADRVWGEGPVVAGTTEALAMTMTGRTAYLDQLGGDGVHVVRERLAGPRS; the protein is encoded by the coding sequence ATGGACGCCTCGACGACCCGGAGCGAGGAGCAGCTGCTCGCCTGGACCAGCGAGCACCGCCTGCTCTTCGCCGACAGCGCCGACGCCCTGGGCGAGGCGCACGCCGGCGACCCGACGCTGTGCGAGGGCTGGGACGTGCGCACCCTGACGGGCCACCTGCTCCAGCCGATCAGGGTGCCCTCCTGGCGCTTCCTGCTCACGGCTGCGCGGGTGCGCTCGATGGCCCGGGCCTGCGACGTGATCGCGGCCAGGCTCTCCGACCGGCCGCTGGCCGCGGTGGCCGGCGAGCTGCGGCGGCGGGCGGGCGAGAGGTCGAGGCCCTGGTACATCGGCGCGGCGGGCCCCTTTGCCGACAGCTGCATCCACCTGCGCGACCTCACCCAGCCCCGGGGGATGGACGTCACCGTGCCGGTCGAACGGCGGGAGGCCGTCGTGGACGTCGTCACCTCTCCCCGCGGCCAGGAGTCCTTCCTTCCCGCGCGGGGCTTCCTCGACGGGGTGAGCTGGGCGGCGACCGACGCCGACCGGGTATGGGGTGAAGGTCCCGTCGTCGCGGGGACGACCGAGGCGCTGGCCATGACGATGACCGGACGCACCGCCTACCTGGACCAGCTCGGCGGGGACGGTGTCCACGTGGTCCGGGAGCGGCTGGCCGGGCCCCGGTCCTAG
- a CDS encoding NAD(P)-dependent oxidoreductase has product MDTSERQTIGFLGLGPMGMPMAQALADGGFRVVAWNRTASKVGQLQERAPSVTAAHTPREVARGARTVVAMLPDLPQLEALLDGPDGLLVGWEGDGGRGGDGGSGGGEATGSQEPPLLVVTSTVSPVRVAELGSELRSRGVRLVDAPVSGGPGGAESRGLSVMVGGDPDDVERLAPVLAAMGSTVRHLGPLGAGSLTKACNQAVVGATLVALGEAVRLAQAGGLDVATVLEVLGGGLAGSAVLRQKGERYLTGDFSGGGNCRNQLKDHSIILEAGRRYGVRQPVSEVTRDLYAEVVERGGGDLDHTGVITVL; this is encoded by the coding sequence ATGGACACCTCGGAGCGGCAGACAATCGGTTTCCTCGGTCTCGGCCCCATGGGGATGCCGATGGCCCAGGCCCTGGCGGACGGCGGCTTTCGCGTCGTGGCATGGAACCGGACCGCCAGCAAGGTCGGCCAGCTGCAGGAACGCGCACCGTCGGTAACCGCGGCGCACACTCCGCGGGAGGTGGCGCGGGGGGCGCGCACCGTGGTGGCGATGCTGCCCGACCTTCCCCAGCTGGAGGCACTGCTCGACGGCCCGGACGGGCTGCTGGTGGGGTGGGAGGGCGACGGCGGGCGCGGGGGAGACGGCGGGAGCGGCGGAGGCGAGGCCACCGGGTCCCAGGAGCCACCGCTCCTCGTCGTCACCAGCACGGTGAGCCCGGTGCGCGTCGCGGAGCTGGGCAGCGAGCTACGGAGCCGAGGGGTCCGTCTCGTCGATGCGCCGGTGAGCGGCGGGCCGGGTGGCGCGGAGAGCCGGGGGCTGTCCGTCATGGTCGGCGGCGACCCGGATGACGTGGAGCGGCTGGCGCCGGTGCTTGCCGCGATGGGCAGCACGGTGCGACACCTCGGTCCGCTCGGGGCTGGCTCGCTGACCAAGGCCTGCAACCAGGCGGTCGTCGGCGCCACGCTGGTCGCCCTCGGCGAGGCGGTCCGCCTGGCGCAGGCAGGAGGACTCGACGTCGCGACCGTGCTGGAGGTGCTCGGCGGAGGCCTCGCCGGCTCGGCCGTGCTGCGGCAGAAGGGCGAGCGCTACCTCACCGGGGACTTCAGCGGTGGGGGCAACTGCCGCAACCAGCTCAAGGACCACTCGATCATCCTCGAGGCAGGACGCAGGTACGGCGTCCGGCAGCCGGTCTCCGAGGTCACCCGGGACCTCTACGCGGAGGTGGTCGAGCGCGGGGGCGGCGACCTCGACCACACGGGCGTGATCACCGTCCTGTGA
- a CDS encoding DUF72 domain-containing protein, protein MPTADHPIRVGISGWRYPRWRGVFYPPGLPQRSELEHAASRLSTVEINGSFYSLQRPSSYATWAAQTPEDFVFAVKGSRFITHLKKLRDVDTALANFLASGVLALGAKLGPVLWQLGPAHRYDAEQLGHFLTLLPRTHGEAAALARGHDDRLRETAYLKVADPGRALEHVLEVRHPSFAQDPGFLDLMRRQGVGVVVADSAGRFPVLDAVTSDVVYVRLHGDTELYVSGYSEEALRRWAGRIRGWAREADVYVYLDNDAKVHAPHDAMRLAQILG, encoded by the coding sequence GTGCCCACCGCCGACCACCCGATCAGGGTCGGGATCTCCGGGTGGCGCTACCCGCGGTGGCGCGGCGTCTTCTACCCACCCGGTCTCCCCCAGCGCAGCGAGCTGGAGCACGCTGCCTCCCGGCTGTCGACCGTGGAGATCAACGGGTCGTTCTACTCGCTCCAGCGGCCCAGCAGCTATGCGACCTGGGCGGCGCAGACCCCGGAGGACTTCGTCTTCGCCGTGAAGGGCAGCCGCTTCATCACGCACCTGAAGAAGCTGCGGGACGTCGACACAGCGCTCGCCAACTTCCTCGCCTCCGGCGTGCTCGCCCTGGGCGCGAAGCTCGGCCCGGTGCTCTGGCAGCTGGGTCCCGCCCACCGGTATGACGCGGAGCAGCTGGGCCACTTCCTCACCCTGCTGCCCCGCACCCACGGCGAGGCGGCCGCCCTGGCACGCGGCCACGACGACCGGTTGCGGGAGACGGCATACCTGAAGGTCGCCGACCCCGGACGAGCGCTGGAGCACGTGCTCGAGGTGCGGCACCCGAGCTTCGCGCAGGACCCCGGTTTCCTCGACCTGATGAGGCGCCAGGGCGTCGGGGTGGTGGTCGCGGACTCGGCGGGCCGCTTCCCGGTCCTGGACGCCGTGACCAGCGACGTCGTCTACGTGCGGCTGCACGGCGACACCGAGCTCTACGTCAGCGGCTACTCCGAGGAGGCGCTGCGGCGGTGGGCCGGCCGGATCCGCGGGTGGGCGCGGGAGGCGGACGTCTACGTCTACCTCGACAACGACGCCAAGGTGCACGCCCCGCACGACGCGATGCGGCTGGCGCAGATCCTGGGCTGA
- a CDS encoding DsbA family oxidoreductase, whose translation MDRNTPTATVTAFTDIMCGWSTLAFHRFYRARSAAGLDGRVFLDPQLFLLEDVNATAWNSAVTEGEKPVLVALEEGLELRPWQRDPSEFPVTSLPANEAVHAAKEQSPTAAEQLDMALRMAFWRDGRCISMGHEILDVAAGCDAVDVDRLGEALDDGRARGAMMRAYRTRSERVRGSAHFFLPDGSDVHNPGIAMHEVGETGYLVVDSDDPTVYEEMLRRVATAAGLD comes from the coding sequence ATGGACCGGAACACGCCTACCGCCACCGTCACCGCGTTCACCGACATCATGTGCGGATGGTCGACGCTGGCCTTCCACCGCTTCTACCGGGCGCGCAGCGCCGCGGGGCTCGACGGGCGGGTCTTCCTGGACCCCCAGCTGTTCCTGCTCGAGGACGTCAACGCGACCGCGTGGAACAGCGCGGTGACCGAGGGGGAGAAGCCGGTGCTCGTGGCGCTGGAGGAGGGGCTGGAGCTCCGGCCCTGGCAGCGTGATCCCTCGGAGTTCCCCGTGACCAGCCTGCCGGCGAACGAGGCGGTGCACGCCGCCAAGGAGCAGTCGCCCACGGCCGCCGAGCAGCTCGACATGGCGCTGCGGATGGCCTTCTGGCGGGACGGCCGGTGCATCAGCATGGGGCACGAGATCCTCGACGTGGCTGCCGGCTGCGACGCGGTGGACGTCGACCGGCTGGGCGAGGCGCTCGACGACGGCCGCGCCCGCGGGGCGATGATGCGGGCCTACCGCACCCGCAGCGAGCGGGTCCGGGGCAGTGCGCACTTCTTCCTGCCGGACGGCAGCGACGTCCACAACCCCGGCATCGCGATGCACGAGGTCGGGGAGACCGGCTACCTCGTGGTCGACTCCGACGACCCGACCGTCTACGAGGAGATGCTGCGACGGGTGGCGACCGCCGCGGGCCTGGACTGA
- a CDS encoding ERCC4 domain-containing protein produces MLDDFLIARNPEEGTTLPFLLRIPLGPDGIVLKAKETWPRTGKVYCHRAVGWPREPEILERVPVRSCVRRGAAIDLVLDRGRENRSQFVLTRVRGGREAIFWQTARTSKQARPSVSLPTARGWGVAGLEIVVDSHERYAWKFEHQQATTVRRALRSGDYAVLAGDQVVASVERKSLQDLVATLTSGKMRYLLADLATLPSAAVVVEDRYSAVFKLDRVRPATVADALGECQARFPGVPVVFCETRALAQEWTYRFLAAALVHAGETVHAQTEASPLPSAAAPSPAEVRVWARQQGYAVSDRGRIPGEVLDAFARRNG; encoded by the coding sequence GTGCTGGACGACTTCCTCATCGCCCGGAACCCGGAGGAGGGCACGACGCTGCCCTTCCTGCTGCGCATCCCGCTGGGCCCCGACGGGATCGTGCTCAAGGCGAAGGAGACGTGGCCACGGACCGGCAAGGTCTACTGCCACCGCGCGGTGGGGTGGCCGCGCGAGCCGGAGATCCTCGAGCGGGTGCCGGTGCGCTCGTGCGTGCGCCGCGGGGCGGCGATCGACCTGGTCCTGGACCGCGGGCGCGAGAACCGCTCCCAGTTCGTCCTCACCCGCGTGCGCGGCGGGCGGGAGGCGATCTTCTGGCAGACGGCGCGGACCTCCAAGCAGGCCCGGCCGTCCGTGTCCCTGCCGACCGCGCGCGGCTGGGGCGTCGCCGGGCTGGAGATCGTCGTCGACAGCCACGAGCGCTACGCCTGGAAGTTCGAGCACCAGCAGGCCACGACCGTCCGGCGGGCGCTGCGGTCCGGCGACTACGCCGTCCTCGCGGGGGACCAGGTCGTGGCCTCGGTGGAGCGCAAGTCGCTGCAGGACCTGGTGGCCACGCTGACCAGCGGGAAGATGCGCTACCTGCTCGCCGACCTGGCGACCCTGCCCTCGGCCGCGGTGGTCGTGGAGGACCGCTACTCGGCCGTCTTCAAGCTCGACCGGGTCCGTCCCGCCACGGTCGCCGATGCCCTCGGCGAGTGCCAGGCACGCTTCCCCGGCGTGCCGGTCGTCTTCTGCGAGACGCGGGCCCTGGCGCAGGAGTGGACCTATCGGTTCCTGGCGGCGGCGCTGGTCCACGCCGGCGAGACCGTGCACGCGCAGACCGAGGCCTCCCCGCTGCCGTCGGCGGCCGCCCCGAGCCCCGCAGAGGTCCGGGTGTGGGCCCGCCAGCAGGGGTATGCCGTCTCCGACCGCGGGCGGATCCCGGGGGAGGTCCTCGACGCCTTCGCCCGGCGCAACGGCTGA
- a CDS encoding ABC transporter ATP-binding protein: MNAPLGVELDAVTHRFGRTEALTDVSLTLRPGVVTGLVGRNGAGKTTLLSLVAGLRPAQHGSVRVGGRDVWEDPAVTSRVALVRDRGGVLEDQRIRHTLTIHRALRPHWDEEYAVHLLERFGVPSRRRPEQLSTGQRSSLSAVLALASRAEVTLLDEVYLGMDAVARRMFYEELMADYAAHPRTIVLSSHLLDEVEDLFEDVVVLDRGRVVAAGDADTVRQQHSTGDHLASLTDVLVQVSSSSSPSTPGRTAR, translated from the coding sequence ATGAACGCGCCGCTGGGCGTCGAGCTCGACGCCGTCACCCACCGCTTCGGTAGGACCGAGGCGCTCACCGACGTCAGCCTCACGCTGCGCCCCGGGGTCGTCACCGGCCTGGTCGGGCGCAACGGAGCAGGCAAGACCACGCTCCTCTCGCTCGTCGCCGGCCTGCGCCCGGCGCAGCACGGCTCCGTCAGGGTGGGGGGCCGCGACGTCTGGGAGGACCCGGCGGTCACCTCGCGGGTCGCCCTGGTGCGCGACCGCGGCGGGGTGCTCGAGGACCAGCGGATACGGCATACCCTCACGATCCACCGGGCGCTGCGCCCGCACTGGGACGAGGAGTATGCGGTGCACCTGCTCGAGCGCTTCGGGGTCCCGTCGCGCAGGAGGCCCGAGCAGCTGTCCACCGGTCAGCGCTCGAGCCTGAGCGCCGTGCTGGCGCTCGCCTCGCGGGCCGAGGTGACGCTGCTCGACGAGGTCTACCTCGGCATGGACGCCGTCGCCCGCCGGATGTTCTACGAGGAGCTGATGGCCGACTACGCCGCGCACCCCCGCACGATCGTGCTGTCCTCGCACCTGCTCGACGAGGTCGAGGACCTCTTCGAGGACGTCGTCGTGCTGGACCGCGGACGTGTCGTGGCCGCCGGCGACGCCGACACCGTGCGCCAGCAGCACTCCACGGGGGACCACCTCGCCTCGCTCACCGACGTGCTGGTGCAGGTCAGCAGCTCCAGCAGTCCCAGCACCCCAGGAAGGACCGCACGATGA
- a CDS encoding GntR family transcriptional regulator, which yields MGTDPVTEPFDDRTPIYQQIAERLRDAILAGDLQEEDQVMSTTQYATTYRINPATAARAMSALVDEGLLHKRRGLGMFVSPGARERLRTQRRATFWQDALGPVLAEARALGITTEQIVDHIKEQS from the coding sequence ATGGGGACCGACCCGGTGACCGAGCCGTTCGACGACCGGACGCCGATCTACCAGCAGATCGCCGAACGGCTGCGCGACGCCATCCTCGCCGGCGACCTGCAGGAGGAGGACCAGGTCATGTCGACCACGCAGTACGCCACCACCTACCGGATCAACCCGGCGACCGCGGCCAGGGCGATGAGCGCGCTCGTCGACGAGGGGCTGCTGCACAAGCGCCGCGGGCTGGGGATGTTCGTCTCGCCAGGGGCGCGCGAACGGCTGCGGACGCAGCGGCGAGCCACCTTCTGGCAGGACGCGCTGGGCCCGGTCCTTGCGGAGGCGCGAGCGCTGGGGATCACCACCGAGCAGATCGTCGACCACATCAAGGAGCAGTCATGA